Proteins from a genomic interval of Candidatus Babela massiliensis:
- a CDS encoding DUF1653 domain-containing protein, producing the protein MNKRIVKEGQIYRHYKGNLYQVVKIAYNTEADWVEQNNKVDDSVKMVIYKPVSSNHKYAYIVKDIWWVRPYSLFIANVFFDGKEQPRFVEV; encoded by the coding sequence ATGAATAAACGTATTGTCAAAGAAGGTCAAATATATAGACATTATAAGGGCAATTTGTATCAAGTAGTTAAGATTGCTTATAATACTGAAGCTGATTGGGTAGAGCAAAATAACAAAGTTGATGATTCTGTTAAAATGGTTATTTATAAACCAGTTTCTTCAAATCATAAGTATGCTTATATTGTAAAAGATATATGGTGGGTTAGGCCTTATAGTTTATTTATAGCAAATGTTTTTTTTGATGGAAAAGAGCAACCTAGATTTGTTGAAGTTTAA
- a CDS encoding aspartate/glutamate racemase family protein, whose protein sequence is MKKIGIIGGAGPEAGSLLFNMIIRKLQSEGKYNDHDFPEIHLLNYPFYFAINSTLKEELLREQLKEALNKLEKNNVDIIALACNTLHALIPQHNKLINMINCTIDNLKENSIKKALFLGTSYSVKFQLYQNQNIEIIYPEKQEQIFIDSLINLILKNNYTYSDYNKLKEIIFSSKYSSIESIILGCTELSVLYSKYNEKYEFITDPLDILANKLLKSSS, encoded by the coding sequence ATGAAAAAAATAGGAATAATAGGAGGAGCTGGACCAGAAGCTGGCTCCTTATTATTTAATATGATTATAAGAAAATTACAATCAGAAGGTAAATACAATGATCATGATTTTCCCGAGATTCATTTATTAAATTATCCTTTTTACTTTGCTATAAATTCTACATTAAAAGAAGAGCTCTTAAGAGAACAATTAAAAGAAGCACTTAATAAATTAGAAAAAAATAATGTAGATATAATAGCATTAGCTTGTAATACACTACATGCTTTAATACCTCAACATAATAAATTAATTAATATGATTAATTGCACTATAGATAATTTAAAAGAAAATAGTATAAAAAAAGCATTATTTTTAGGAACTTCTTATAGTGTAAAATTTCAATTATATCAAAATCAAAATATTGAAATCATATATCCAGAAAAGCAAGAACAAATCTTTATAGATAGTCTTATTAATTTAATTTTAAAAAATAATTATACTTATAGTGATTATAATAAATTAAAAGAAATTATATTTTCTAGTAAATATTCAAGTATAGAGTCTATAATTCTTGGATGTACTGAATTATCAGTACTATATTCAAAATATAATGAAAAATATGAGTTTATCACTGATCCATTAGATATATTAGCTAACAAATTATTAAAATCCTCATCTTAA
- a CDS encoding ankyrin repeat domain-containing protein, translating into MRSLINRLLTIFLIIYILSLNSMHGEKFPNELKFYIFEFFYNNKDFRDFVINLNNLVNLSHVNRNLRNIILKRENSYIPYAVNQFVKNNKDNPNLFENLIQGINLLNLPNIRDIVLASIKHSIELNNIDISNKYYSTSNNHTLLVRYILDKNIPYIRSLFLLLNTLEKRDLIKDDRINLFLSNINRSVVVTPLIYACYTQNKELVKILLENEVDVNETDENGNTALFYSSLIVNLDLEIINLLLNYGANVNIQNKVGYTALMDAVEANNLDLIRLLLAHRANPDLKEYEVGETALFIAVEDESLEAVKILILEGKANINLQDEIGNTALMNAINNDNNNMVEFLLENGADVSIRNENDEDALDLARENDNQEVLNMLEWISSTNL; encoded by the coding sequence ATGAGAAGTTTAATAAATAGACTTTTAACTATTTTTTTAATCATTTACATTTTAAGTTTAAACTCTATGCATGGAGAGAAGTTTCCTAATGAATTGAAATTTTATATCTTTGAGTTTTTTTATAATAATAAAGATTTTAGAGATTTTGTTATTAATTTAAATAATTTAGTAAATTTGTCACATGTTAATAGAAATTTAAGAAATATTATTTTAAAAAGGGAAAATTCTTATATTCCCTATGCTGTAAATCAGTTTGTAAAAAACAATAAGGATAATCCTAATTTGTTTGAGAACCTAATTCAAGGAATTAACTTGTTAAATTTGCCTAATATAAGAGATATTGTTTTAGCAAGTATAAAGCATTCAATTGAATTAAATAATATTGATATAAGTAATAAATATTATTCTACATCTAATAACCATACTCTATTAGTAAGATATATCTTAGATAAAAATATACCATACATACGATCTCTTTTTTTACTTTTAAATACTCTTGAAAAGAGAGATTTGATTAAAGACGATCGTATAAATCTATTTTTATCAAATATTAATAGATCTGTTGTTGTTACACCTTTAATTTATGCTTGTTACACTCAAAATAAAGAATTAGTAAAAATATTGCTTGAAAATGAAGTGGATGTTAATGAAACGGATGAAAATGGTAATACGGCTTTGTTTTATAGTTCTCTTATAGTAAACCTTGATCTAGAAATAATTAATTTACTTTTAAATTATGGTGCAAATGTTAATATACAAAATAAAGTAGGCTATACTGCTTTAATGGATGCAGTAGAAGCTAATAATTTAGATCTTATTAGACTTTTGTTAGCTCATAGAGCTAATCCAGATTTAAAAGAATATGAAGTTGGAGAAACTGCATTATTCATTGCAGTTGAAGATGAATCATTAGAAGCCGTAAAGATATTGATTTTAGAAGGTAAAGCTAATATTAATTTACAAGATGAGATAGGAAATACTGCTTTAATGAATGCTATTAATAATGATAATAATAATATGGTAGAATTTTTGCTTGAAAATGGAGCTGATGTTAGTATAAGAAATGAAAATGATGAAGATGCATTAGATTTGGCTCGAGAAAATGATAATCAAGAAGTATTAAATATGTTAGAATGGATCTCTTCTACGAATTTGTAG
- a CDS encoding GspE/PulE family protein — MNININTAIDIVEQLILQAIESSASDIHLEPQNQELRVRFRIDGILYNQTLIPEEFSSRVISRIKILAQLNVAEYRIPQDGKILFKTLQDHIDLRVSTFPCINGEKIVIRLLDKFNKHLDINALGLSCHIINEVKNIAQLSSGFFLVTGPTGSGKTTTLHSMINLINKNEKNICTLEDPVEYYIPGINQSNIYTEIGFTFETGIKALLRQDPDIIMVGEIRDKATAQVAIQAALTGHLVLSTLHTNDSVQAVMRLLDMKIEPFLINSALTGVLAQRLIRKLCNSCKYQRQLTQDEKDIIKKLNINIDNAYFKSGCANCINIGYKGRIGIFELLFITPELKQLITKNPLAQEIYKQAHQESLIPFRLDIKQKIEAGITDIYEIARILS; from the coding sequence ATGAACATTAATATCAATACAGCAATTGATATAGTAGAACAGTTAATCTTGCAAGCAATAGAATCATCAGCATCAGATATACATTTAGAACCTCAAAATCAAGAGTTAAGAGTAAGATTTAGAATAGATGGCATACTTTATAATCAAACGTTAATACCAGAAGAATTTTCATCAAGAGTTATATCAAGAATAAAGATACTTGCTCAACTGAATGTAGCAGAATACAGAATTCCTCAAGATGGAAAAATCTTATTTAAAACTCTTCAAGATCATATTGATTTAAGAGTATCTACCTTCCCATGTATTAATGGAGAGAAAATCGTAATTAGATTATTAGATAAATTTAATAAGCATCTTGATATCAATGCACTGGGACTTTCTTGTCATATAATAAATGAAGTCAAAAATATAGCACAATTATCAAGTGGATTTTTTTTAGTAACAGGCCCTACAGGATCTGGTAAAACAACTACCTTACATAGTATGATAAATCTTATTAATAAAAACGAAAAAAATATCTGTACATTAGAAGATCCTGTAGAATACTATATCCCAGGAATTAATCAATCGAATATATATACAGAAATCGGTTTTACATTTGAAACAGGGATTAAAGCTCTTTTACGGCAAGATCCTGATATAATAATGGTAGGAGAAATTAGAGATAAAGCAACTGCTCAAGTAGCAATACAAGCAGCACTTACCGGTCATTTGGTTCTAAGTACATTACATACTAATGATTCTGTTCAAGCGGTAATGCGCTTACTTGATATGAAAATCGAACCATTTTTGATTAACTCTGCCTTAACTGGAGTTCTTGCTCAAAGACTTATTAGAAAACTATGTAATAGTTGCAAATATCAACGTCAATTAACTCAAGATGAAAAAGATATAATCAAAAAGTTAAATATTAATATCGATAATGCCTATTTTAAATCAGGATGCGCAAATTGTATAAACATAGGTTATAAAGGCAGAATAGGTATATTTGAACTACTATTTATAACTCCTGAGTTAAAACAACTTATTACAAAAAATCCTCTTGCTCAAGAAATTTATAAACAAGCTCATCAGGAAAGTCTAATTCCATTTAGATTAGATATAAAACAAAAAATAGAAGCTGGTATTACTGACATATATGAAATAGCTCGCATCTTATCATAA
- a CDS encoding FUN14 domain-containing protein, which yields MYLSNNLFNNIKQQFNNLSTVWTVEILSYLLSGFIIGFLFKHTSKYIISLTIITLLSLWGLEHLDIITINYNYINNIIGLPVNTQLADITNQITLWMQNHVSQCIASGLGFYLALELA from the coding sequence ATGTATTTATCTAATAATTTGTTCAATAACATTAAGCAACAATTTAATAACTTATCTACCGTCTGGACTGTAGAGATATTAAGTTACTTGTTAAGCGGCTTTATTATAGGTTTTTTATTTAAGCATACAAGCAAATATATAATAAGTTTAACAATAATTACACTATTAAGTTTATGGGGATTAGAGCATTTGGATATTATTACAATTAACTATAATTATATAAATAATATTATAGGTCTCCCAGTCAATACTCAGCTTGCAGATATTACTAATCAAATAACACTGTGGATGCAAAATCATGTATCTCAATGTATAGCATCAGGTTTAGGATTCTATTTAGCATTGGAACTTGCATGA
- a CDS encoding HU family DNA-binding protein, with amino-acid sequence MNKAKLVEQMSKLSKMPKATCKKALESFIKSVGQALKTGKHVVLTGFGTFTTMKRKSRTGVNPSTGKKMQIPAKKVVKFRAGKAIRESVV; translated from the coding sequence ATGAATAAAGCAAAATTAGTAGAACAAATGTCCAAATTATCTAAAATGCCTAAAGCAACATGTAAAAAAGCACTAGAGTCATTTATAAAATCTGTAGGACAAGCTTTAAAAACTGGCAAACATGTAGTACTAACAGGATTTGGAACATTCACAACCATGAAGAGAAAAAGCCGTACAGGCGTAAATCCTTCAACAGGTAAAAAAATGCAAATTCCAGCAAAAAAAGTAGTTAAATTTAGAGCTGGAAAAGCAATAAGAGAGTCAGTTGTATAA
- a CDS encoding rhodanese-like domain-containing protein produces the protein MNKNLANYIWFIVLGFCLMSLSKCMWRANHSEINKSDKEQFYKKLYLINVNDQNLFNDARIKGSINLAFNEIENKVKNLNKDFKTIVYCTDYACTESDRVAKVLKNLGFKNVLIYRGGIQEWYQLSLKDPKDYPFEGPATTKFLKRPIEKMDSDLNSNEIQIINAQDLSKLLKISANK, from the coding sequence ATGAATAAGAATTTAGCAAATTATATTTGGTTTATAGTTTTAGGTTTCTGCCTAATGTCTCTCTCAAAATGTATGTGGAGAGCAAATCATTCAGAGATTAATAAATCTGATAAAGAGCAGTTTTACAAAAAGCTATATTTAATAAATGTAAATGACCAAAATCTGTTTAACGATGCAAGAATTAAAGGTTCTATTAACTTAGCATTTAATGAAATTGAAAATAAAGTTAAAAACTTAAATAAAGATTTTAAAACTATTGTATACTGTACTGATTATGCTTGCACAGAAAGTGATAGAGTTGCTAAAGTTCTTAAAAATTTAGGTTTTAAAAATGTCCTCATTTATAGAGGAGGAATTCAAGAATGGTATCAATTATCATTAAAGGATCCAAAAGATTATCCTTTTGAAGGTCCTGCAACTACTAAGTTCTTAAAAAGACCTATTGAAAAAATGGACTCTGACTTAAATAGTAATGAAATTCAGATAATTAATGCACAGGATTTAAGTAAATTACTAAAAATCAGTGCAAATAAGTAA
- the lepB gene encoding signal peptidase I has protein sequence MKIMEKIFGKWYQNSFVKLVVEIVFIVLPIAFAIRTFIFGLYQVPSESMETTFLVGERFFADKLSYWFRKPKRGEIISLNDPVYPYSNNPVKRLYEKYLSPNISSWTKRVIAIPGDHIKGTIEDGHPVIYLNSQRLDETAYVNKYPIIMTYIKPITLSAGVHTQVINHQFKSYDPTLPWDKQIFYKIDPDKIVIDIRTNKPIIRMPNTPNEKAKDIFEYKLGENQYFVRGDNRRGSYDSSDWGPLNGELIHGRIVFRIWSMDTDEPWLILDLLKNPIDFWKKIRWSRCLQWIK, from the coding sequence ATGAAAATAATGGAAAAAATTTTTGGCAAATGGTACCAAAATAGCTTTGTAAAATTGGTAGTAGAAATAGTATTTATCGTACTTCCTATTGCTTTTGCTATTCGAACATTTATATTTGGTTTATATCAAGTTCCTAGCGAATCCATGGAAACTACATTTTTAGTTGGTGAAAGATTTTTTGCAGATAAATTATCTTATTGGTTCAGAAAACCAAAAAGAGGTGAAATTATATCTCTTAATGATCCAGTATATCCTTACTCAAATAATCCAGTTAAAAGATTATATGAAAAGTATCTATCACCTAATATTTCTTCCTGGACAAAGAGAGTAATTGCAATACCAGGAGATCATATTAAAGGAACTATCGAAGATGGTCATCCGGTTATCTATTTAAACAGTCAAAGACTTGACGAAACTGCTTATGTAAACAAATATCCTATAATTATGACTTACATAAAACCTATAACATTAAGCGCAGGCGTTCATACACAAGTTATAAATCATCAATTTAAATCTTATGACCCAACTTTACCATGGGATAAGCAAATATTCTATAAAATAGATCCAGATAAAATAGTCATCGATATAAGAACCAACAAACCAATTATAAGAATGCCTAATACTCCTAATGAAAAAGCAAAAGACATATTTGAGTATAAATTAGGAGAAAATCAATACTTTGTCAGAGGTGATAATAGAAGAGGCAGTTATGATTCATCCGATTGGGGACCTCTTAATGGAGAACTTATCCACGGAAGAATAGTATTTAGAATATGGTCAATGGATACAGATGAGCCATGGCTAATATTAGATCTATTAAAAAATCCTATAGATTTTTGGAAAAAGATAAGATGGTCACGCTGTTTGCAATGGATTAAATAA
- a CDS encoding BatD family protein translates to MKMIKTGKKLYKFYIIFLLFSISNFILSVKIQLTDIGGNKIEKVIAEEPFGILIQHSYSTKNIKGLEQFHVLSQSISTSFINNSDPMFNKFYKLKANKPGQYNLEIESHKNKPNKIFTIVVKDPKVKSEVLLNLDKPEIFVGQKIPVTIKTTYKEDPNREFNRIEAIKRDDIKIELLNDIKIYKDEKDKKTYQVIENYGYIVPQKSGPINLNNFFVVLNRAYISQNNFFQFKQCIEEKFNTQEIEIQVKELPKKVQAVGKFSQFIIEIDKNIVNQEEAIIMTISITGQTDFDRLDKLNLVLPSNIKIFEPKTSIIKKNNQETKKFEYIIQPLKDGIIKIPTQKFYYWEPEKKLIKILKSNVLEIKVNPVKNIKHNKMETQDLGLQEKVENENDIEKNFEEYIEKIINQNHQNLQLPWLVFISLLILPISWLSTINRSLLSKYYKKNIQYKFFKNSILNSAIRKVNNAEKKQLPNHLYPILKSAITTYILKEDKDLTSEEILDILSKYDIDKNIIHEYKELTKELLSYTTYNYLSIKSNKDIYQKTKDFIISIKANNKFNSIKYCILLLFFNSYLISIDKNNMENNIETLVKLYKAEKYATLKDKIRIKNIINKIKEESGIVTRPIYKNHLEQIKNTVPFYIPLIAWQIIFLIFWTTLILTIFKQKKYFVIKSISFILLTITGLSIAVISQEKSKLKAIVKNQNTNIYIGPDEKYPVKDSIEILNCVEILKEQDFYDSKWYYIDAKPNKGWIKSQNLKLIN, encoded by the coding sequence ATGAAAATGATAAAAACTGGTAAAAAATTATATAAATTTTATATTATATTTTTGCTTTTCTCTATATCAAATTTTATTTTATCAGTTAAAATACAACTGACTGATATTGGTGGCAATAAAATAGAAAAAGTAATAGCTGAAGAACCTTTTGGCATATTAATTCAACATTCATATAGCACTAAAAACATAAAAGGCCTTGAACAATTTCATGTTCTTTCACAAAGTATAAGTACCTCTTTTATAAATAACTCAGACCCTATGTTTAATAAATTTTATAAATTAAAAGCTAATAAACCTGGTCAATATAATTTAGAAATAGAAAGCCATAAAAATAAACCTAATAAGATTTTTACAATAGTTGTAAAAGACCCTAAGGTCAAAAGTGAAGTTCTATTAAACTTAGATAAACCAGAAATATTTGTCGGACAAAAAATACCTGTTACAATAAAAACTACTTATAAAGAAGATCCTAATCGAGAATTTAACCGTATAGAAGCTATAAAAAGAGATGATATAAAAATAGAACTTCTTAATGATATAAAAATATATAAAGATGAAAAAGATAAAAAAACATATCAAGTAATTGAAAATTATGGCTATATTGTTCCTCAAAAAAGTGGTCCTATAAATTTGAACAATTTTTTCGTAGTACTTAATAGAGCCTATATTTCCCAAAATAACTTTTTCCAGTTCAAGCAATGTATAGAAGAAAAATTTAACACTCAAGAGATAGAAATCCAAGTCAAAGAGCTACCCAAAAAGGTTCAAGCTGTTGGTAAATTTAGCCAATTTATAATAGAAATAGATAAAAACATAGTTAATCAAGAAGAGGCTATAATAATGACTATATCAATAACCGGTCAAACAGATTTTGACAGACTTGATAAATTGAATTTAGTATTACCTTCTAATATAAAGATTTTCGAACCTAAAACATCTATTATCAAAAAAAACAATCAAGAAACTAAAAAATTTGAATACATAATTCAACCTTTAAAAGACGGTATTATAAAAATTCCTACTCAAAAATTTTATTATTGGGAACCAGAAAAAAAATTAATAAAAATATTAAAATCTAATGTCTTAGAAATTAAAGTTAATCCTGTTAAGAACATTAAACATAATAAAATGGAAACTCAAGATTTAGGACTACAAGAAAAAGTAGAAAATGAAAACGATATAGAAAAAAATTTTGAAGAATATATAGAAAAAATAATAAATCAAAATCATCAAAATTTACAATTACCATGGTTGGTATTTATTTCTCTATTAATATTACCTATAAGCTGGTTATCTACTATCAACAGATCCTTATTAAGCAAATACTATAAAAAAAATATACAATACAAATTTTTTAAAAACTCAATTTTAAATAGCGCAATTAGAAAAGTAAATAATGCTGAAAAAAAACAACTTCCAAATCATCTATATCCAATATTAAAAAGTGCTATCACTACTTATATTTTAAAAGAAGATAAAGATTTAACTTCAGAAGAAATTTTAGATATTTTGTCAAAGTATGATATCGATAAAAATATAATACATGAATATAAAGAATTAACAAAAGAATTATTAAGTTATACTACTTATAACTATTTGAGTATAAAATCTAATAAAGATATATATCAAAAAACAAAAGATTTTATAATATCAATCAAAGCAAATAATAAATTCAATTCTATAAAGTACTGTATATTGCTTTTATTTTTTAACTCTTACTTAATATCTATAGATAAAAATAACATGGAAAATAATATAGAAACATTAGTAAAATTATATAAAGCAGAAAAATATGCTACCTTAAAAGATAAAATTAGAATCAAAAATATTATTAACAAAATAAAAGAAGAATCTGGTATAGTTACTAGGCCAATATATAAAAACCATTTAGAACAAATAAAAAATACCGTACCATTTTATATACCATTAATAGCATGGCAAATTATATTTTTGATATTTTGGACAACTCTTATATTAACTATATTTAAACAAAAAAAATATTTTGTTATAAAATCGATTAGTTTTATTTTATTAACTATAACCGGTTTATCTATTGCTGTAATTTCTCAAGAAAAATCAAAATTAAAAGCTATAGTTAAAAATCAAAATACTAATATTTATATTGGTCCTGATGAAAAATATCCAGTTAAAGATAGTATAGAAATATTAAACTGTGTAGAAATATTAAAAGAACAAGACTTTTATGATTCAAAATGGTATTATATTGATGCAAAACCAAATAAAGGTTGGATCAAATCTCAAAATCTAAAATTAATTAATTAA
- a CDS encoding tetratricopeptide repeat protein → MFIIRMVNISILINILILLNLTNNSTFAISFDTWRAAKAYKNNDIDTAKNLYQKAIEKYPEESIALYNLGKIFYKEGDYKKAAGLFEKAAQITSKNQEKEQAYFDLGESNFKLKDYQKAIYAYENVLKINPNNEIARKRLEEAKKLLEQEKQEQNNDQKQENQDKNNQEQNQDKKEDQDNQKNNSEDQGTKDQNNSNSNNNDDKQDKQDKQDKQDKQDKQDKQDKQDKQDKQDKQDKQDKQDKQDKQDKQDKQDKQDKQKSNLDNKKSDNKPQNKKSNKQKEQEKEGVEKRSKTESNNQNEEKALNKLESAAQELEKKLDQWQINELKKIENDDSEVFKYLIKNETTQFNNNFEHDENDKNW, encoded by the coding sequence ATGTTTATTATTAGAATGGTTAATATAAGTATATTAATTAATATACTTATTCTATTAAATTTAACAAACAACTCAACATTTGCTATATCATTTGACACTTGGCGAGCGGCTAAAGCTTATAAAAACAACGATATAGATACTGCAAAAAACTTATATCAAAAGGCCATAGAAAAGTATCCTGAAGAATCTATTGCTTTATACAATCTAGGTAAAATTTTTTATAAAGAAGGTGATTATAAAAAAGCAGCCGGTCTATTTGAAAAAGCAGCACAAATTACATCAAAAAATCAAGAAAAAGAACAAGCATATTTTGATTTAGGTGAATCTAATTTTAAATTAAAAGATTATCAAAAAGCAATCTATGCTTATGAAAATGTGCTTAAAATTAATCCCAACAATGAAATTGCTAGAAAACGTCTTGAAGAAGCTAAAAAATTATTAGAACAAGAAAAGCAAGAACAAAATAACGATCAAAAGCAAGAGAATCAAGATAAGAATAACCAAGAACAAAACCAAGATAAAAAAGAAGACCAAGATAATCAGAAAAATAATTCAGAAGATCAAGGTACAAAAGATCAAAATAATAGTAATAGCAATAATAACGACGATAAACAAGATAAACAAGATAAACAAGATAAACAAGATAAACAAGATAAACAAGATAAACAAGATAAACAAGATAAACAAGATAAACAAGATAAACAAGATAAACAAGATAAACAAGATAAACAAGATAAACAAGATAAACAAGATAAACAAGATAAACAAGATAAACAAAAAAGCAATTTAGATAACAAAAAAAGTGATAATAAACCTCAAAATAAGAAAAGTAATAAGCAAAAAGAACAAGAAAAAGAAGGTGTAGAAAAAAGATCTAAAACTGAAAGTAATAATCAAAATGAAGAAAAAGCTTTAAATAAATTAGAATCTGCAGCACAAGAATTAGAAAAAAAACTAGATCAATGGCAAATAAATGAACTTAAGAAAATTGAAAATGATGATTCTGAAGTATTTAAATATTTAATTAAGAATGAAACAACTCAATTTAACAATAATTTTGAACATGATGAAAATGATAAAAACTGGTAA
- a CDS encoding VWA domain-containing protein produces the protein MINILWSETNNLKLVLPLFIFGTILISKQMIWIKNIANILAGSKYIRKFLINFSLSKRIIKSILLGLSILMISGALLRPQWSEAKDIIKQEGRDLLVALDISRSMLAQDCKPNRLEFAKNKIKNLINKLDSERIGLIVFSGEAFFQCPLTNDICAIYNFIDTIDTETISTGTTALDAPIRKAIELFSNIEGKKNKLLLIFTDGEDFSQNLSDLKLKSQEVGLKIFTIGIGTQTGAPIPIFNNGKIKDYQRDKQNQIVISKLEENVLQDLSKETGAQYIKSTDNNKDIDLIVQKIAKFEKEKFEDKSITSLQEKYHYFALGGFICLLLEWLI, from the coding sequence ATGATAAATATATTATGGTCAGAGACAAATAACTTAAAATTAGTTCTGCCTTTATTTATCTTTGGAACTATATTAATATCAAAACAAATGATTTGGATCAAAAATATAGCTAATATACTTGCTGGATCTAAATATATAAGAAAATTTCTTATTAACTTTTCCTTAAGCAAAAGGATAATTAAATCTATTTTATTAGGCTTAAGTATCCTAATGATTTCCGGAGCATTATTAAGACCACAATGGTCGGAAGCCAAAGATATCATAAAGCAAGAAGGTAGGGACCTTTTAGTTGCTCTTGATATTTCAAGAAGCATGTTAGCTCAAGATTGTAAACCCAACAGATTAGAATTTGCAAAAAACAAGATCAAAAATTTAATTAATAAGTTAGATTCTGAAAGAATTGGTTTAATAGTTTTTTCAGGAGAAGCTTTTTTTCAATGCCCTTTGACAAACGATATTTGTGCTATCTATAATTTTATAGATACGATAGATACAGAAACTATTTCTACAGGAACAACTGCTTTAGATGCTCCAATAAGAAAAGCTATAGAACTTTTTAGTAATATAGAAGGTAAAAAAAATAAATTACTTTTAATATTTACCGACGGAGAAGATTTCTCTCAAAATTTATCAGATTTAAAATTAAAATCGCAAGAAGTAGGCCTTAAGATATTCACAATAGGAATAGGAACACAAACAGGCGCTCCTATTCCTATATTTAACAATGGTAAAATAAAAGATTACCAAAGAGACAAGCAAAACCAAATAGTTATATCAAAATTAGAAGAAAATGTTCTACAAGATCTGTCAAAAGAAACTGGTGCACAATATATTAAATCTACAGATAATAATAAAGATATAGATTTAATAGTTCAAAAAATAGCTAAGTTTGAAAAAGAAAAATTTGAAGATAAATCGATAACTTCATTACAAGAAAAATATCATTATTTTGCTTTAGGTGGTTTTATATGTTTATTATTAGAATGGTTAATATAA